CCAACAGCATAAAGgctttcaaaacaacaaaaaaactgagcgctgttgtgagaaattcaataaaatgttAAGAATttcctttcactgggacccccaCCTCAGTTTTGACGAATTTGACTTTTCATGCTCTAGGTTCTGCAGTGGCGataaaagctgctcttctgtaaaaTTTTTcccaaggctcctttcacctctttgttcctcagagtgtaaattatggggttcaacactggAGAGACAATTGTGTTCAacagggaaatcaataggtcactctctgtagtggagccaaagttgggtaccaggtaggtgatgagggccgtgacataggacacagtcaccacggtgaggtgggaggagcaggtggagaaggctttacgcctttcctctgccgatggcagcttgaggatggtggagacaaTGCGGATataggacaggagtatcaacaggaaagggcacagaatgaacagaactgtCACCATGGGACCTACAGCCTTAATCTGCGACGTGTCAATACATGCCATATTCAGTACTGGTGGGAAGtcgcagaagaagtgggggatgcggttggagccacacaagggcaggctgaagatccacgtggtcagaggaacttccaccaagatgccagcagcccatgcagcCCCCGTGAGCACAGCACACAcccggccgctcatgatggttgtgtagtgcagggggtgacatatggccacgtagcggtcgtaggccatggctgtgaggaggcagcattgtgtgaTGCTCATAATGGCATTGACATACatccccgctgcacaagctgcaatggagatggtcttttcctccaccaggaggtgagccagcagctgagggaccacactactggtgaagcagatttccaggAATGACaagtt
The window above is part of the Carettochelys insculpta isolate YL-2023 chromosome 32, ASM3395843v1, whole genome shotgun sequence genome. Proteins encoded here:
- the LOC142004468 gene encoding olfactory receptor 10A4-like, with translation MISSNGDPGGNQTISDVFVLVGFSYLNELQILLFVVLLVIYLLTLMGNLLVILLIKLSPSLHTPMYFFLVNLSFLEICFTSSVVPQLLAHLLVEEKTISIAACAAGMYVNAIMSITQCCLLTAMAYDRYVAICHPLHYTTIMSGRVCAVLTGAAWAAGILVEVPLTTWIFSLPLCGSNRIPHFFCDFPPVLNMACIDTSQIKAVGPMVTVLFILCPFLLILLSYIRIVSTILKLPSAEERRKAFSTCSSHLTVVTVSYVTALITYLVPNFGSTTESDLLISLLNTIVSPVLNPIIYTLRNKEVKGALGKILQKSSFYRHCRT